Proteins encoded together in one Oreochromis aureus strain Israel breed Guangdong linkage group 23, ZZ_aureus, whole genome shotgun sequence window:
- the chst7 gene encoding carbohydrate sulfotransferase 7, with protein MKRRLNKKYLLLILAYTGLLLLLPYVLDSRDRATRPAAQLQPRCPELELPWEDAGGPNGSEPATEPSSNRSQPRIHVYLHATWRTGSSFLGELFNQHPDVFYLYEPMWHIWQALYPGDAQSLQGAVRDMMSALFRCDFSVLRLYAGAQNVSSAFIFGWKTNKVLCSEPLCRAHRRHEVGLVKEELCAQCPRRELRELERECRKYPVMVIKGVRVLDLGTLVPLMRDPSVNLRVVQLFRDPRAVHNSRLKSKHALVKESIQVLRSRRQSDRYKRLLAPANRATRAESYVSGALELICDGWLRDLLLQLRAPPWLRSRYLRLRYEDLVLRPAEQLRRLLRFADLPTSAALESFALNMTRGHGYSSDRPFLISSRDAKEAVHAWRERLSVEQISQVEASCGEVMRQLGYQKTHEEDTAS; from the coding sequence ATGAAGAGGAGGCTGAACAAGAAGTACCTGCTGCTTATCCTGGCCTACACcggactgctgctgctgctgccctaCGTGCTTGACTCCCGGGACCGGGCGACCCGGCCGGCGGCGCAGCTCCAGCCCCGCTGCCCGGAGCTGGAGCTGCCGTGGGAGGACGCTGGCGGCCCCAACGGCAGCGAGCCGGCGACCGAGCCCTCCTCCAACCGCAGCCAGCCACGGATCCACGTCTACCTGCACGCCACCTGGAGGACCGGCTCCTCCTTCCTGGGCGAACTGTTCAACCAGCACCCGGACGTGTTCTACCTGTACGAGCCCATGTGGCACATCTGGCAGGCGCTGTACCCCGGGGACGCGCAGAGCCTGCAGGGCGCCGTGCGCGACATGATGAGCGCGCTCTTCCGCTGTGACTTCTCGGTGCTGCGGCTATACGCGGGCGCGCAGAACGTGAGCAGCGCTTTCATCTTCGGCTGGAAGACCAACAAGGTGCTGTGCTCCGAGCCGCTGTGCCGCGCCCACCGGCGCCACGAGGTGGGGCTGGTGAAGGAGGAGCTGTGTGCGCAGTGCCCGCGCAGGGAACTGCGAGAGCTGGAGCGCGAGTGTCGGAAGTACCCGGTGATGGTGATCAAAGGTGTGCGCGTGCTGGACCTGGGCACGCTCGTGCCGCTGATGCGGGACCCCAGTGTGAACCTGCGCGTCGTGCAGCTGTTCCGGGACCCGCGCGCCGTGCACAATTCGCGCCTGAAGTCGAAGCACGCTCTGGTGAAGGAGAGCATCCAGGTGCTACGCAGCCGCAGACAGAGCGACAGGTACAAGCGGTTGCTCGCGCCAGCGAACCGTGCGACGCGCGCGGAGAGCTACGTGTCGGGCGCGCTGGAGCTCATCTGTGATGGCTGGCTGCGCgacctgctgctgcagctgcgcGCACCGCCCTGGCTGCGCAGCCGCTACCTGCGCCTTCGCTACGAGGACCTGGTGCTTCGGCCGGCCGAGCAGCTACGCAGGCTGCTGCGCTTCGCTGACCTGCCCACTTCTGCCGCGCTCGAGAGCTTTGCGCTCAATATGACACGCGGGCACGGCTACTCTTCCGACAGACCATTCCTCATCTCCTCCCGCGACGCCAAGGAGGCTGTCCACGCCTGGAGGGAGCGGCTGAGCGTGGAGCAGATCAGTCAGGTGGAGGCGTCCTGTGGCGAGGTCATGAGGCAGCTGGGCTACCAGAAGACACATGAGGAGGACACGGCGTCATGA